TATTAATATGAAGGAAATAGAAATAAATTTAAAGGATAATAACTACAAAATTCATATAGAAAATGGTCTTTTTAATAGAATTCCTGAGTTAGTAAGTGAAGTTTACAAGGGAGATAAAATACTAATAGTTACGGACTATAATGTCTATAAGTTTTATGGAGAAAAGATAATAGATTTATTAGAACAAGGAGGATTTAGTGTTAAACTAGTAAAGATAAAACCGGGAGAAGAAAGTAAGTCTTTAGATATGGCTTCATATTTATATGGAGAACTTTTAGATTTTAAACTTTCTCGTTCTAATTTAATAATATCCTTAGGTGGAGGAGTGGTAGGTGATTTAACGGGATTTGTGGCATCTACTTATTTAAGAAGTGTACCTTATATTCAAATTCCCACATCTCTTTTAGCTCAAATAGATAGTAGCATAGGTGGGAAAGTTGCAGTAAATTTAGAGCAAGGGAAAAATCTTATAGGAAGTTTTTATCATCCTAGAAAAGTAATTATAGACCCTTTAGTTTTAAATACCTTAGATAAAAGATTTATAAAAGATGGAATGGGAGAGGTTATTAAGTACGGGTGTATAAAAAGTGATAAGTTATTTTATAATCTTTTAAAATATAATTCACTGGAAGAATTAAAAGAAAATATGAATTATATAATCCACACTTGCTGCACTATAAAAAAGGAAGTTGTGGAGAAGGATGAAAAGGATACTGGCATTAGAATGATTTTAAATTTTGGTCACACACTAGGTCATGCTATAGAAAAATATTTTAACTATGAAAAGTATACTCATGGAGAGGCTGTTGCACTTGGAATGTATTGTATAACTAAAAATAGCGAGACTTTAGGTTATACAAAGAAGGGGACTTCAGAACTTATAAAGCAAATTCTTAAGAAGTATGAGATAGATTTTAATACACCTAGTATGGATATAACTAAGGTTTTAGAGTGCGTAACATTAGATAAAAAGGTTATGAGTAAGTATATAAACTTAATACTTTTAAGGGAACTAGGAGAAGCTTTTATAGAAAAAGTATATATAGCTAATATAGAAAGATTTTTTAATTAAATTTTAATTTAAGATTGGTGGTGAATTTATGGCTACTTTAAGGATAGAACCTAACTTTTTAAAAGGAGATGTTAGTATACCTCCTTCTAAAAGTTTAAGCCATAGAGCTATAATATGTGCGGCCTTAGGACAAGGGGAAAGTGTGATTTCAAATGTACTTTTATCTGAAGATATAAAGGCAACCATAGAAGGTATGAGGACAATAGGTGCTACTATTAAAATAGTAGATGAAGATGATAAAATGAAAACTTTAGTTATAAACGGATGTTGTTCTAAAAACTTTGATGAAGTTATTATAAACTGTAGGGAATCAGGGTCTACTCTAAGATTTTTAATTCCTATAGCTTTATTAAAATCAAATAAGAGTGAATTTTATGGAAGTGGAAAATTAGTAGAAAGGCCACTTACTACTTATTATAATATATTTAAGGAAAAGGGTATTAGGTATGAAAATCATAATGGAAAATTACCACTTACTATAGAAGGAAAGTTAGTGGGTGGAAATTTTGAAGTGGAGGGAAATATAAGTTCTCAGTTTATATCTGGACTATTGTTTGCTCTACCACTTTTAGAAGAAGATTCTATTATAAAAATTAAAAATAATTTGGAATCCAAAGCTTATGTAGATCTTACCATAGACATGATGAGGAACTTTGGCATAGTTATAGAAAATAGAAGTTATAAGGTATTTTATATAAAAGGAAATCAACGTTATAAATCTTTTGATTACAAGGTTGAAGGAGACTTTTCTCAAGGAGCTTTCTTTTTAGTAGGAAAGGCATTAGGTAATGAAATTAAAGTTGAAGGACTTAACTTAAATTCACTTCAAGGAGATAAGGAGATTATTGAAGTTATAAAGACTATAGAAAATAAAAAAAGTAGAGATACCCTAATAGATGCTTCAGAGATTCCTGATTTAGTTCCTATTATAGCAGTACTTTCTTCTTTAAGACTTGGAAAAACTCACATTTTTAATGCTGGAAGGCTTAGAATAAAGGAATCGGATAGATTAAGGGCTATATGCACAGAACTTAAAGCCTTAGGTGCTAATATAGAAGAACTAGATGAAGGACTTATTATATTAGGAACAGAGGAACTGCAAGGGGGAGTAGAAGTTCATAGCTGGAATGATCATAGAATAGCTATGTCCCTTGCTATAGCAGGAACTAGGTGTAGAGAAGCTATAATATTGAAAGGTAGTGAATCTGTAAATAAGTCATATCCTCATTTTTGGAATACTTATAAGGAGTTAGGAGGAATTTTGCATGAGTGGAGTAATAGGGAATAAACTAAAACTGAGTATTTTTGGAGAATCTCATGGAGAGGGAATTGGCATAGTTATAGATGGACTTCCGGCAGGTGTAGAATTAAATTTAGAATTTATAAAGTTTCAAATGAAAAGACGAGCACCAGGAAGAAGCAAGCTTACAACTCCACGTCATGAGGCTGATATGTTTAATATTTTAAGTGGAGTCTTTGAGGGGAAAACCACAGGAACGCCACTATGTGCAGTGATTTTTAATAAGGATACAAAATCTAAGGATTATAGCCAGTTAAAATCTAAAATGAGACCAAGCCACTCAGATTATCCTGCCAAAGAAAAGTATTTAGGATTTAATGATTATAGAGGTG
The nucleotide sequence above comes from Hathewaya histolytica. Encoded proteins:
- the aroA gene encoding 3-phosphoshikimate 1-carboxyvinyltransferase, coding for MATLRIEPNFLKGDVSIPPSKSLSHRAIICAALGQGESVISNVLLSEDIKATIEGMRTIGATIKIVDEDDKMKTLVINGCCSKNFDEVIINCRESGSTLRFLIPIALLKSNKSEFYGSGKLVERPLTTYYNIFKEKGIRYENHNGKLPLTIEGKLVGGNFEVEGNISSQFISGLLFALPLLEEDSIIKIKNNLESKAYVDLTIDMMRNFGIVIENRSYKVFYIKGNQRYKSFDYKVEGDFSQGAFFLVGKALGNEIKVEGLNLNSLQGDKEIIEVIKTIENKKSRDTLIDASEIPDLVPIIAVLSSLRLGKTHIFNAGRLRIKESDRLRAICTELKALGANIEELDEGLIILGTEELQGGVEVHSWNDHRIAMSLAIAGTRCREAIILKGSESVNKSYPHFWNTYKELGGILHEWSNRE
- the aroB gene encoding 3-dehydroquinate synthase, which encodes MKEIEINLKDNNYKIHIENGLFNRIPELVSEVYKGDKILIVTDYNVYKFYGEKIIDLLEQGGFSVKLVKIKPGEESKSLDMASYLYGELLDFKLSRSNLIISLGGGVVGDLTGFVASTYLRSVPYIQIPTSLLAQIDSSIGGKVAVNLEQGKNLIGSFYHPRKVIIDPLVLNTLDKRFIKDGMGEVIKYGCIKSDKLFYNLLKYNSLEELKENMNYIIHTCCTIKKEVVEKDEKDTGIRMILNFGHTLGHAIEKYFNYEKYTHGEAVALGMYCITKNSETLGYTKKGTSELIKQILKKYEIDFNTPSMDITKVLECVTLDKKVMSKYINLILLRELGEAFIEKVYIANIERFFN